The DNA segment cagaaattaatataaaattcatcgtgactcaaattgttaaaccaattttaccaatgtgtacagaaaccttttctgcatattttaaagtcaagataaattttctgaatcggaattcagtgatttccaaaaatggcatccctatgtcattttaggaaatctcactccctcgactcatcaataagaagtcctacttctcattCGCTAagtttaactcattaaatttaattatctcaacggggattagaaatctattacttgtgtaaccctcaatggttcagggatacagctagccgtgggcccacaactcttttgtgactcgaaacaacaatttccgaattgcccatcgaatcatggtaagagcgcctagcaacatcgccccatgattctttaggtatcactgatagtgcctgcaagaaccagtgggttttggttagcgtacagtacggtcccttcatccatatatcccgatcgagtcaacaaccattggtatatcgagagtcgtttgagattcgataactatgcaatgcatcttgaagatcaaatagtgacatcgcatgtgcaactaagaaaccaagtaacctaaagcacatcatgtactctggccagaaatttgtcacactaatatctcctcagatcgtataggatatccacactcgcaagcgcgtggtgaatccttgaccaCAAAGCattgaatcctatatgtgtcataactgtacccaatctcgacacctgatgaccctcatagagtcggtaaacgagtcaaagtacagtactagcatatagagtctctatgatgtttcaagtagtaaggactaatgatgtacaaccaaaaccacggacttttccactcaattagtgaaaaccacttggaaagtccgaatagggtagttcgataattcatccaatgaatatccatttgcatgcttcgaacatctctatgttccataccaatgaaacgtgctattcggcatcgcaaatgctagtctcaatcttgagcgataattatccttattgcggacggctcaattgactaggaactggtttagaatatacagtgattacaagatgtgtttcatgatagtcattcatATCCACTATCACATTTTGCatgcactttagtatattcaaggtttttatctaaacatcgtatagcacgtcacaacataacaatatgataaaagataaagtaaattctaataaagagtgtaaattatattaaacaaaaattgtttacaaatagagtcataaaggcatttagccacaagttggctatcagGGCACTCACTCTttcaaaaatcttctcctcGTGTAACATAACAGTGATTCAATTATTTTTGTTAAAATTAGTGAAAATTTGTTTGGACCGATAAATATTTAAGAAAATAGTTTTCttggtccattaacttatcaagtttttttttgtttattcacTTTTTAAAGTTTGGTTTTGGAACATTAACTTTTAGTTTTCGGctattttggtccaactgctgATGTGCACCGGGAAATACTGACGTGACATCGAAAAATGATGACGTGGTACCGGAAAATGCTGGCATGTAATGTCGTCACGTCAGCAATTGGACAAAAATAaccgaaaattaaaagttactgtaccaaaaccaaactttgaaaagttaattaatcaaaaccaaaaatttgacagattaatggacaaaaaaaaaatcaatttccataaatattTTATACCCATTTTAATTGAAGATGGaatgatattttaaaaacacaaaaatcccATTCAAGAGAAATtccaattattttattttgaaatattaaaacTTAATGTACCATATCTTTAATAATATCAGTTAGTGGAATATAAAAGGATTAAGAGATATATTATAAGTTGAAGTAAGAGTATctgttagaaaataaaaataaacacatggagaaaaaaaatatttggatgAATTAATAAATCAATTCCGCGGCGCACATTGAACGTGAGACAATATCGGCAGCGTGAGGTGTGAGTTgtcattaaaattaataatagcATGCACTTGCTGTAGAAAATTATGCACTATTCTAGCGGGAGGTGCGAGCTATcattaaacttaataacaaTGTGCATCGTTTGCCATTGAAGTGAtgcactatcagcaacatgcgATGTGCGCTgtacttaaaattaataacaacgTGCACAACTTGCTGTTGATGACGtgtttatattaaatttattcacGGTGCACTATGTATGTTGCAGATAAGATTTTTAGCAGCGTAAAAAGTGTGATTTAAAGAGGTATTTGTATGATTATTCAGCGCGTGATGTACACTGCAATTAAGCCTACGTAGCTAGCGAATATTTACTACTATACACTAGTATATCACGAGCAGGCCTTGCAATTGCAATATTTTTACAATTAATATTTATGCAAATTAAAGTAACTGTACGTATTCTTaaatgttgtttttgttttgtttatatatcttgtttttttttatttctttgaaaaaatggatattttgaaaaataacatTCATCAAACACTGTTTTTTAATTGCGTCAtttctttgtttttgtttttgtttttttttcccaaaatgaccttcaaacataaatttttttttaaaaaaaatgaccttcaaacattaaaaaaaacaatgacTAGACGCCAGACGGAGTTATAAATTGAGAAGACTAGACTTTAAATTCATGGTTTCAAACAAATGACTTTGGTCAAATATTCTTTTTGAATTGTGATATTTCTTCAAATTTATCTGTAAAATGACCTTCAAACGTAcagaaaaaacaaaaatcaaacaaagttAAAGTTAAGGAGGTTGGAATTCAAATTTATGGTCAAACAAATATCATTTTGTTAAATACTCCCCAAAAGCTATCTAATGACCTTTTGGGtgcttaattttaattaataaaatagacAATTATAGAAACACTCaacatattattttaatatattacaaAGTTGATATAAGTGTAATTGTATGTGATGAGGTCAAAGAACAATGCTTCTACATACCATCATAGCCTTGAACAATATATGGCTAACGACTTAATTCTCCATTGCAGTGTAACATGACAGAtgcataaaaatcaataaacttCTAAGAAATGTATGCATATTGGAGCTAATCAAAATGGTTCATATATTCTAACAATTTATCTACTTAACATGGACTTCATATATATAAAACTTTAGGATACTTCATTAATTCTTGTGTCCGTGCTCCTGCAACTCAAGAAACTTGGCGACACGTTCCACCTTTGCTCCCGATTTATGGTCGTAGTACTCGACAATGGCAGCCCCGGCCAAGGCTGCAAGAGTGAGAGCTTGGGCGTGCAACCTGGTTTTCGAGACATTTGTTACAACTCATGTGCGAAGACGATGCATTAGTGAAAACAGGGGTAAAAAGGGCTCCTCTTAATTATATCATATAATACAGAACAAACAGAGTACACCTCCTACCACTATCGATGGTCATGTAAATCAGTGACTCTGTGCTACACCGGGAGAAAAGCTTCGAGCGGATTAGCCAATCCTGATGATGGAAGGGCTTTGTTTTGGCCCAAAGTATATAAGGTCCACCTCATCCAATACGTAGCATATacattggggggggggggggggggggggtagtaAATAACACAATGTAGCATGGTCTACTCTTTCCCAATGACATTCatcttcaattttattttattttatttttgtaaatgGACCTCACACATATTTTACATATggttccttggatatcccaaaaTCATGTTCGAATGTTCCATGGTGTACCTATTGGGATGCTATTTTGGCACTCGGGATAATTTATGTTACATTGGGTAAATTTCACCCAAATACGGTACACCCGAATCACATCCATTGAATTCTGTTGTTGAGTGGATGAGAAGCTCCTCCTCTCCAGGAAAGGCACAGGCTTTCCGTAATGGCCACTGAAATGACATTCAATATgacctaaatatttttaaaaagccACAGAAATTGACCCATTTTTGACATCTAGCTTTACTCCATACGGTTTTCTTTACGGTAAATATAAAACTCATCTCTGCGACATACGTGCCAAACTACATTCGAAAGGGGAAGTTAAATTATTTCATTTTGCATGCTATCCATTTATAGAGACATTAACGTATCTACTTATTAAATACACTCTctatataaacatataatgaATCCAACAAGTTAACAAAGAAAAGATGGAAACCTAGCATGAATGATCTTAACGCTGGGCTTCATGTTTGGTTGAGACCAATTATACGCCATGGAACCCACAATTCCACTAGCCCATAAACTCCCTTCAACAAAAACAAGACTACAACGATTCAAACTTTAAAAGTACAAAAAATAAGGGAAACTCCAATATTTCCAAAATGCAAATCTTACCAACAGCTCGAAGCTTGTTTTCCACGATCCATTCCCTCATAGAATCAAGCTTTCCCTTCTCTTCacccataatttttttatttgtttttctcCTCAGTTTTCTCtctcgaaaaaaaaaaagcttgCATTTGGGGGAAATGAGGAGGATTTGGTGGTGGGTAGTCCTTTTTGTAGCCTAAAAATTCTCCATGGCCCAAATCTTGCATGCTTGTCGGCCCAAATCTTGCATGCTTGTCTTTGCTCTTCCACTAGTCTATTTTTAGATTTGGACATGTGCAAGAAACATACCCTTTTTCTTCAGACATACTTGTACTCAGTTCATAAACAGGTATTTCACAATCATTAATCTATAATTGTTTGAGAAAAACCATTTAATATAAATTCAGAAACTATCATCTTAAATCATCAAGAATATAAAATGATAAACCGTAGCGAAAGCGTACCTGAATCCATAACAATTGATATATACTCTTGTAGATCTGCATGGTTTGACATTCCAAATCAACACGAGATGCCTTGAGAATCCTTTAAATTATCTCAGGCTATCTAACTATTGTTGGGTACAGAATAAAATGACTTCATCGTGTGACCGGTGACCATAACTCTTTATTTATATGTATGAATTCTATTTAAGttcatcaatcaaataaaaaatctcaCTATTATCTACACATTAAAGGTCCACACCTTATTAGatacattaaaattcaaataacctGAAACTTTATTTAGATCAGTTTTATGGGCCAACCTTATTTGACAgttcataatatatatttatttacatatGAGCCCAACGTTAGATTTATGAttcaacaatctcccacttgggCTATATATGAAActttattattatgttttgcaAAAATAACCAAATGAGCTTAACTTTGTTGTCATTACCGAAATGTATCTATAACCAATCCGGTCCATCAATCATACTAACATAGGATCAAAGAGGCATTTGTTACATTTTTCATAACTTGACCCATCAATGGTCACATATGTCATATAACTGAACGACATTGATTATGATTTGGATATGTagcattaaaatttaatgtaaCGTGATCTTAACATGCATATTTTCAACTAGTCCATCCTTAAAACTTTAGTGagatcaatcataatagaatcaGAGTGTGAATAAATCAAAACCTTTATTTTTGTAGAAATAACCTTATATATCCATAAACCAAAAACCGATCATGTctataaaagcatttaaaatcaCAAACTCCCACTAAAAATAAATATCCTTAATTGACAAAACACTCATACAAATAATGTGCACATAAAAACTTTTGGGTGATAATCCCTTAGTAAGTTGATCCACAATTATAGAGTTTGTACTGATGTGCTTTATAGACAACTATTCACTCTGAACTCTTACCTCAATAATCAGAAACTTGATTGTCTTATAACACACTATAAAATCTGCTGTCATTAGAAAAGAAGCTGTAATAAAGGATTTTTAGCAATCTTTCATGGGACGATACCTTCTGTCGGCATATTTGAATAGTCAACATAGTTTTCACACTATCTAGGCATCCCTCAAATTAGGGTCAGTATACCAAATTAATGATCTCAAAACAGATCCGACCTCTGGTATGTAAAACATATAATTCCTTATTTTCTTTAAATTCCATAATACCTAATTGACTAATTTCCAATGGTCTACtcctaaatta comes from the Henckelia pumila isolate YLH828 chromosome 1, ASM3356847v2, whole genome shotgun sequence genome and includes:
- the LOC140876503 gene encoding uncharacterized protein, translating into MGEEKGKLDSMREWIVENKLRAVGSLWASGIVGSMAYNWSQPNMKPSVKIIHARLHAQALTLAALAGAAIVEYYDHKSGAKVERVAKFLELQEHGHKN